The nucleotide window AAATGTTATATTTTGTTGGGTAATTTCCAGAGTTTGCAAAAAAATCAGGCTGTGAGTAAGGAGTGTATGAGTTTTTATTTGAAACAAAATAAGCCAAAGTTACCATTGGTTCAACAAAAATAAATTTCCCATTAAAAGTACCATAAATCAAGACTTTTGTAAAAGGAAGTAAAGATGGTAAATTATTCGGTGCCCAATGTTTACCCATTTCAGGTTCTGCTGTAGCTGGACCAGGAGGAGTTCCATAATCGGCAGGTAAATAACCAGGAGGCGGATAATTATTGAACCAAGCGTCTGTTTCTGGAGACCAAGCCGGTATTGCCATTTGCTCCTCAACAGAAATCATGTAAAAATGTATGTCAAAATGAGGTACATCAAAAACGTGTGCAGGCTCATGTCCGTGAGGATTCCAGTTTAGTCCAATGTGGTCAAAAGGAGTGGCTTGTTTTGCTTTAAGATGTAGCGGAACAATAATTGTTGAGCCTTCCGGTGGGGTTTTCTTGTCGCCTTCAACGGTAAGATTTTTAAAGGCTTCCGGAGTAATTTCAATTCCTATTTCACTAGGAAATCCATCTTTGTTTAAACTTACCCAAGAACGTACTTTTCCGTATCCAAGAGCAACTTCAGGACCTTTAAAGACATTGAGTTTTGCATCACTCATTTTCGCAGTAAACGATTGGGATTCGTTTGTTTGTAAATCACTATTAACCGCTTCGTCCTGACTACAGGAAAAGAAGAAAAATAGTAAACCTAAAGCAATAATTTTTTTGGGGATTCTGTACAAATTTTCCATAATTAAAAAGTTTAAAAATTGTTTTTAATATGTAGATAAGTAAAGATTCAGGGATAGTTAAAAAGTGGACGTCAAATTTACAATTTTTCTGTGTAACAATTTGTTAATCAGTGTTTTTTATTTATAAGGGAGAAATGTTTTTAACGGTTTGTCTTAGGCGGAATTATTGAGAAGAAATTATTGTGAAGGCTTGAGAAAAGAATGAAAATTAAATAATTATAAACTTCCCTTTTTCACAGTCAAAAATGATATGTTCATCTTTGAATAAAGTATTAAAACTTCCCTTTGTAATTAAATTGCAAGGTTCGTCCTGAACAACAGTTTCTGGCGTCATGATAATCATCTCATCACTCAATTGTATAGCCATATCAATGTCGTGAGTCGAAAACAAAATGCATTTTCTGGTTTCGTGGGTTAGTTTTTTTAGGAGTTTTAGCAATGAAACTTTGTGGAGTAAATCTAAATGAGTCGTGGGTTCGTCCAGAATAATCAATGGAGTGTCTTGTGCCAATGCTCTTGCAATCAAAACGTTCTGCAATTGTCCATCACTTATTTCAAAATGTCTTTTTTGTGACAAATGTTCGATTTGCGTTAGTCTAATAGCTTCCTGAACAATTTGAATATCCGCATTTGATAAAGTGCCAATCCAATTGGTGTAGGGCTGTCTTCCCAAAGCGACCAATTCAAACACAGTTAAATTACTTGGCGGTAATTTTTCGGTCAAAACCACACTTAAATTTTGGGCTAATGCCAAAGGTTCATAGTCGTTTATTTTTTTGTCATTTAATAAAACAGTTCCGTGCAAAGGTTTTTGAATTCCTGTTATAGTGCGCAACAATGTCGATTTTCCAATACCGTTTGCACCAATCAAAGCAATCAGTTTCCCTGCCTGTAAGTTCAGGTTGAGGTTTTCGGCTATGGTTGTAGCTTCCTTCTTGGAGGAATAACCAATGCTTAGGTTTTGAGTGGTGAGGATATTGGTCGGCATATTTTAAGTTATATACTTTTTGAAAATGTTTTTAAACACATAGGAGACACATAGAATTAATTTAAAATTGAGGATTGTTTAGAAAATCATAATTTTTTCACATAGAAGATTGCATTAAAAATTCTGTAGTCAAGGTGTTTTTAATAGATTATTAGTGTTTAGGAAGAAGTTTAAAAAAATCATTCACAAAAGTTTTTTGTCCTTCTTTGAAAATGTTATGACAATTGAAATTTATGATTATTCCTTTAGGAGCTTCTAAAAGTTGCATATAGGTTAGAATCTGAGCCTCAAATATTGAATTCATTTCCAATACAGATTTTAATTCTAACACTATACAGTTTTCAATAAATAAATCACATCTGAAATTCGTTGTTAATTTTTTTGTTTTATAAATAATTGGAACATTCATCTCTGTGTGAAAATTTATTTTTCTTTGGGATAATTCTTCTATCATACATTGATGATATACACTTTCAAGTAACCCTTTGCCAATAGATTTATGGACTTCGATAGCTGAACCAATAATTTCGTATGTTAATTCATCTAAAAATTTTTGAGTAATCATTTACTATAGTTTATTAATGCAACTTTTTTGAGAAATTATTATTAATTACATAGTTATAATTTTTTTTGATGATTTAAAAGAGTTTGAGAAATGTTTTCTTTTTTACACAATTAATCTATGTGAAAAATAATATTATTTCTATTTATTTCTTAGAGATTAACTATAAAATCTATGTGTCTATGTGTTTAAATTATTTATGCTTTACTTAAAATTCCTCTTTCGAACTAACAACCAAATAACAACCGGCGCTCCTAATATCGAAGTAATAGCATTAATTGGTAACGTAATTTCCATTCCCGGCATTTGCGAAACCATATCGCAAATCAGCATAATTCCGGCTCCAAAAAGCAAAGTACTCCAAAATAAAACAGTATGGTTACTGGTTTGAAAGACTAACTTGGCAATATGGGGAACGGCCAATCCGACAAAGGCGATTGGTCCCGCATAAGCTGTTATACTTCCAGCCAGAATTCCCGTTGCAATTATGATAACAAGTCGGGCTCTGTTGAAGTTCAATCCCATACTTTTAGCGTAATTTTCGCCTAATAGTAATGCATTCAAAGGTTTGATACTAAGTAAACTGAGGAATAAACCAAATAACACACAAATTGTTAAAATCAGAATGGATGTCCATGATAAATTACCGAGATTCCCTAGAGACCAAAAGGTGAATTTCTGCAATTGTTCGGCCGAACTAAAATAGGTAAGAACCCCAACAACCGAACTGGTAAAACTACCAAACATCAGTCCCACTATCAAAATAGCCATGGTGTCCCGCAAACGTTGCGAAACCAATAGAACTAATAATAATACAGAAGTACTTCCAAGAGTTGAAGCCAAAACGATTCCGTATGGCGATAATACAATGCCACTCAAAAAAGAAGGCAACACACCTGCTCCTAATATCACAAAAGCAACGCCTAAACTCGCACCCGAACTAAGTCCCAAAACATAAGGTCCTGCAAGCGGATTTCGAAACAAAGTCTGCATCAACAATCCACTTATAGATAATCCCATTCCTACCAAAACTGCCGTAATCGCTTTGGGCAAACGATAATTGATAATGATATATTCCCAAGTCGATTTACTCGCGTGACCGCCTGTCAAACTAGTGTAAACCTCTTTGAAAGGTATCGTAATCGATCCCAAACTGATGTTCACAAAAAACAGTACGATCAGCCCCAAAAAGAGCAATGAGAATAAGATTGTATTTCGCTTTTGATTGTTCAATTAATTGTGAATTTCTTGATGTTTTTTTAAAAGAATGATATTCGGTTTAGGCTCCCTCTCCTTCGGAGAGGGTTGGGGAGAGGATTAATTTAATTTTGTCGCAAAAGTAAAAACATAATCCGAAAGCAATTCAGGATGAAAAATTTTGATGTAATCTTTCAAAACTAAATCTGGTCGGGAAGGCGATAATTCGTAAAAAACCGTACCTCCGGTAGCTCCCAATTTTCCTTCAAAAGTATAAATAGTCTTATTTGCGAAAGCATCAAACTGACCGTAATGAGGGTTTGCTTTTCCTAGTTCAGACAACGATTTGAACGAACCTGTAGCAATCCAAAAGTTAGCCGTTTTGGCTTTGTCCAATATGTTTTCAAACGACAATCCTAGACTTCCGGTACCTTCGAGTTTTTTCCAAAGATAATCTGCTTTGGCATCTTTCATAAATTGGGCAACCCAACTGCTTCCTCTCGCGACAAACCATTGGTCTTGGTACATTGAACCATATAAAACAGTCGAAGTTGGCTTTTTATCGGCAACCAAAGCCAAAGCATTATTATATTCTTTTACAATGTTTTCAAATAAAGCATCCGCTTCTTTTTCTTTTCCAAATAAAGCTCCGTAAAGTTTCAGCCATTCTGCTTTTCCAAGTGGGGATTGCTCCATCCAATCGGCTTGAATGAGGACTTTTAAACCACTTTTTTGTAAATTTTCAATGCTTGGATTGTTGTTGTCAATACCAAAAGTGACAATAAGTTCCGGAGACAAATCTATAAGCTGTTCGATATTGAGTTTTTCGTTTTGTCCCACATTTTTAACGGAACCGGCATCGATTAAGGCTCTTGTTTTTTCGGACGAAATATAATCGGTATGCGGAAAACCAACCAATGATTTTTCGACACCCAACATTTCCAAAAACGGAATATTTGTGGTCGAAGTTACTACGATAGATTTTAATGGAACAGGAATTTCAGTATATTTTTTCAGGCTGTCAGGAACAATTCCGTCTTTTTCTTTTAGAATATAAGTGAAATCTTTAACCGCATCTGGCCAAGGATTTGAGACAGTTACCACAGTATAACCGTTGTGTTTGTGAATGGTTAAACTTTTGGCGTATTGAATGCTGTTTGGGGTGTTGGCATCATTTTGAACTTCACTTTTTTCATTTTTTTTGCATCCGATAAATGAAAAAAGAACACTGATTAAAAGAACTTTGTAGATTGAAAATCGCATAGACTATTTTTTTCGATGAAGGCAAAGGTATAGTAAATTATAAATTTCTTGTTTAATTTTTGCACTAAAAAATTAAGACAAACGCTATCTTTACAAAATGAATGTTATAAAAGAGAAGCATTGTTCGGCCTGTCAAAAGCCCTTTAATTGTGGAGATACTCCTCAAGGTGAAACGTGTTGGTGCAATGATTTTCCGCCTATTTTCAATCCTTTTGATATCGATGATTGTCTTTGCCCGACTTGTTTCAAAAAAGCCTGTTCCGATAAAATTGACGAGTTCGTAGCAACCATAACTCCCGAAACTGCCATTGGAAACAAAGCTTCAAAATTGCCCGAAACCGTAAATATAATTGAGGGAATTGATTATTATTTTGAAGACGGAAACTATGTTTTTAAGCCTTGGTTTCATCTCAAACGAGGATATTGCTGTAAAAGTGATTGCACGCATTGCCCTTATTAATTGTTAATTATAAATTGTTAGTTGTTAATTATGAGGGATAACATTGTTAAAGACAAAAGCTTTGATTTTGCAATTAGAATTGTCAAACTTTATCAATATTTGAATTATAATAAAAAGGAATTTGTATTATCTAAACAACTTTTGAGATCAGGAACAAGTATTGGAGCTATGATTCGAGAAGCGGAACACGCTGAAAGCAAAAATGATTTCATTCATAAATTTGCAATTGCTCAGAAAGAAGCGAACGAAGTTGTTTATTGGTTGGAACTTTTAAAAGCAACTGATTATTTAAATGAAAAAGAATTCGAAAACATTTATAACGATGCAATTACATTCCTAAAATTAATCACAAGCATCCTTAAAACTTCCAAAAATCAATTAGTTTCAAAAGAAATTAGGTAGAGATTAGCATTTACAATTTACAATTAATAATTAACCATTCATAAATGATTTATTTGATTACAGGCGGAGAGCGTTCCGGAAAAAGCAGTTATGCCGAGAATTTAGCCAAAGGATTGTCCGAAAAACCAATGTATGTGGCAACCGCCAGAAAATGGGACGAAGATTTCCAAAAACGCATTGACCGCCATCAAAAAGATCGCGACGGACGTTGGGTGAATATCGAAAAGGAAAAACATTTGAGCGAAATTGATTTTTCCGGAAAAGTTGCGATTGTTGATTGTGTAACGCTTTGGCTAACCAATTTTTTTGTGGATACCAAAAATGACGTTGCTTTAAGTTTGGAACAAGCCAAAGCCGAATTGGACGCCATTGCAAAACAGGAAGGTGCAACCATCATCATAGTGACCAACGAAATAGGGATGGGAGTCCATGCCGAAACACATATTGGCAGGAAATTCACGGAACTTCAAGGTTGGATGAACCAATACATCGCCCAAAAAGCCGAAACCGTTGTGTTGATGGTTTCCGGAATTCCGGTAAAAATAAAAGGATAGATTTTATAAATTTGGGCGTTTCCCAAGGGTCGGGCTGTTCGTTATATTCCCGATAATAAAAACTACGGCTAAAAAGCCTTGTTTTTTTTAATCGGGAGATGTCACTACCATCCCTAACGCAAATACTGCACATAATGACATTAGATGAAATCATAAAATCCCGTAGAGACACACGCCATTTTACACAAGATGAAGTGCCGGAAGAAGTAATTCAAAGAGCACTTCAAGCGGGACATT belongs to Flavobacterium aquiphilum and includes:
- a CDS encoding ABC transporter substrate-binding protein — encoded protein: MRFSIYKVLLISVLFSFIGCKKNEKSEVQNDANTPNSIQYAKSLTIHKHNGYTVVTVSNPWPDAVKDFTYILKEKDGIVPDSLKKYTEIPVPLKSIVVTSTTNIPFLEMLGVEKSLVGFPHTDYISSEKTRALIDAGSVKNVGQNEKLNIEQLIDLSPELIVTFGIDNNNPSIENLQKSGLKVLIQADWMEQSPLGKAEWLKLYGALFGKEKEADALFENIVKEYNNALALVADKKPTSTVLYGSMYQDQWFVARGSSWVAQFMKDAKADYLWKKLEGTGSLGLSFENILDKAKTANFWIATGSFKSLSELGKANPHYGQFDAFANKTIYTFEGKLGATGGTVFYELSPSRPDLVLKDYIKIFHPELLSDYVFTFATKLN
- a CDS encoding four helix bundle protein; the encoded protein is MRDNIVKDKSFDFAIRIVKLYQYLNYNKKEFVLSKQLLRSGTSIGAMIREAEHAESKNDFIHKFAIAQKEANEVVYWLELLKATDYLNEKEFENIYNDAITFLKLITSILKTSKNQLVSKEIR
- the cobU gene encoding bifunctional adenosylcobinamide kinase/adenosylcobinamide-phosphate guanylyltransferase, whose product is MIYLITGGERSGKSSYAENLAKGLSEKPMYVATARKWDEDFQKRIDRHQKDRDGRWVNIEKEKHLSEIDFSGKVAIVDCVTLWLTNFFVDTKNDVALSLEQAKAELDAIAKQEGATIIIVTNEIGMGVHAETHIGRKFTELQGWMNQYIAQKAETVVLMVSGIPVKIKG
- a CDS encoding DUF5522 domain-containing protein, whose protein sequence is MNVIKEKHCSACQKPFNCGDTPQGETCWCNDFPPIFNPFDIDDCLCPTCFKKACSDKIDEFVATITPETAIGNKASKLPETVNIIEGIDYYFEDGNYVFKPWFHLKRGYCCKSDCTHCPY
- a CDS encoding ABC transporter ATP-binding protein gives rise to the protein MPTNILTTQNLSIGYSSKKEATTIAENLNLNLQAGKLIALIGANGIGKSTLLRTITGIQKPLHGTVLLNDKKINDYEPLALAQNLSVVLTEKLPPSNLTVFELVALGRQPYTNWIGTLSNADIQIVQEAIRLTQIEHLSQKRHFEISDGQLQNVLIARALAQDTPLIILDEPTTHLDLLHKVSLLKLLKKLTHETRKCILFSTHDIDMAIQLSDEMIIMTPETVVQDEPCNLITKGSFNTLFKDEHIIFDCEKGKFIII
- a CDS encoding DUF5602 domain-containing protein translates to MENLYRIPKKIIALGLLFFFFSCSQDEAVNSDLQTNESQSFTAKMSDAKLNVFKGPEVALGYGKVRSWVSLNKDGFPSEIGIEITPEAFKNLTVEGDKKTPPEGSTIIVPLHLKAKQATPFDHIGLNWNPHGHEPAHVFDVPHFDIHFYMISVEEQMAIPAWSPETDAWFNNYPPPGYLPADYGTPPGPATAEPEMGKHWAPNNLPSLLPFTKVLIYGTFNGKFIFVEPMVTLAYFVSNKNSYTPYSQPDFFANSGNYPTKYNIFHDPTTGNTYVTLSDFVWRTKKM
- a CDS encoding GxxExxY protein; translated protein: MITQKFLDELTYEIIGSAIEVHKSIGKGLLESVYHQCMIEELSQRKINFHTEMNVPIIYKTKKLTTNFRCDLFIENCIVLELKSVLEMNSIFEAQILTYMQLLEAPKGIIINFNCHNIFKEGQKTFVNDFFKLLPKH
- a CDS encoding iron ABC transporter permease, with the translated sequence MNNQKRNTILFSLLFLGLIVLFFVNISLGSITIPFKEVYTSLTGGHASKSTWEYIIINYRLPKAITAVLVGMGLSISGLLMQTLFRNPLAGPYVLGLSSGASLGVAFVILGAGVLPSFLSGIVLSPYGIVLASTLGSTSVLLLVLLVSQRLRDTMAILIVGLMFGSFTSSVVGVLTYFSSAEQLQKFTFWSLGNLGNLSWTSILILTICVLFGLFLSLLSIKPLNALLLGENYAKSMGLNFNRARLVIIIATGILAGSITAYAGPIAFVGLAVPHIAKLVFQTSNHTVLFWSTLLFGAGIMLICDMVSQMPGMEITLPINAITSILGAPVVIWLLVRKRNFK